The region TACCGCAAGGCGGGCGGGGAGATCGAGGTGCTGTACATCGAACAGGCGACGCGGTCGTCCAACACCTCATCTGACCCGCTGGCGGCGTTCTTCCGCCGGCACCTGTTCTAATCTTCGTCCCCCGGCAGGGTGAGGTTCGCGTTGCGGGCATAGATCTTGGCGACGGCCGAATCGTCCTCGCGCCCGAACCCCGCCCCGCTGGCGGCGACGAACTGCTGCAGGGCAGCGGCGGTAAGGGGCGCGGAAAATTTCGCCGCATGGGCGACGTTGCCGACGATGCCCAGATCCTTCACGAAGATGTCGACCGCCGAATGCGGCGTGTAGTCGCCGGCCACGATATGGGGCACCCGGTTTTCGAACATCCATGACGTACCGGCGCATTTCGAGATGACGTCCAGCACGGTCGCGGGCGCGATTCCCTGCGACATGCCGAATGTCACGGCTTCCGCCGCCGCCGCGATGTGAATTCCGGCGAGCATCTGGTTGACGACCTTCAGGGCGGAGCCGGTGCCGGCGTCGTCGCCAAGCCGGAACAGGGTTTCCGTGATGGCGTCCAGGGCCGGCGCGGCGCGGTCGAAGGCGCCGGGCGCGCCGGACGCCATCATGGACAGCCGTCCTTCGGCGGCGCGGACCGAGCCGCCGCTCATCGGCGCATCCAGATAGTCAATCCCCAGCGCCGCCAGCCGCGCCGACATGGCGCGCGCGAATTCCGGCGCAACGGTCGCGCAGGAAACGAAGACGGCGCCGTCCATCATGCTCTCGGCAATGCCGTTTTCTCCGAACAGCACGTCCTCGGTCTGCGCCGCGTTGACCACGACACAGATGACGGAATCCGACTGTGCGATGGCATCGTTTCGGGATCCGGCAAGCGCGCCTTTCGCGCGCAGTGAAGCTTCGCGCGCCGGGTCGATATCGAATCCCCAGACCCGCAGGCCCGCATTCAGCAGTGATTCAGCTATACCGTACCCCATTGACCCAAGGCCGATGACGACGGTGCTGTAATCGGATTGCGCGCTGGCATTCATGTGACGATTCCTGTTCTGGTGCGGGCGGGTGCAGGGCCACATTATAACAGACCGCCGGAATTTTGCCGCGAGGGCAAATCCCGAGCCGAATAAATCGTTTTGCGACGACGATCCGCACAAGCCCTATCGCTCGGCAAAAGCAGGCGCCGGATTTCTTTACAAACATGTCAATGTTCCGAACTTCCTTAATTGCCTGATATTAATTGAACTTCCGGGACAAGGAGCGCCGCCGCGCGGGAATTCGCGTGACAGGTGTCGGAAAAATTTACAATCGGTTCTCAAACGGTGTGTTTCATTGTTTGCAGCATATTGAAAGAATTAAAAAAACCGGGTTGGCGCGTAAATTGCTTGTAACGTAGTCGGATGGGGTGAGTTGTGTGGGATCCGGCGTTAATTTTGCGATAATCGTTTGTCCGGGGTTGTTGTGTCGACTCGCAGCTACTGCGGAGGATGGCGGCGCCATGTTGGATGGAGCCGGGATCGGGTCTTCAATTGACTTGTCTCCGCCATAATTTTCACGAAATGCCGCCCTTTTGTGCCGTCACGATCAATGCTGGGGTTAAGAGTCGCCAATAGAATGTCACCGATCACAGGACCGGCACAGTGATAGAGTTTTCGCAATGATCCCGCGTATCATAAAAGATTTCAAGCGTTCCACGAACGAGCCGAAAAAAATTGACGTCTTGCCTGCGGACCTGCGTGCCGGGCTGCGCTACGGCAGGCAAAAGGCATTGTTTGCGTACTGGGAGAAAATCAAGGGAGCATACCCTATGCCTTCCCGGGCGGATTTCGATCCTGTGGATATTCCAAAACTCCTGCCCTTTATCGGCCTGATCGATATTATTCAACCGGGCCCAATGTTTCGCTATCGCGTGGTCGGAACGGTAATGTCCGCGCGGTTCAGCCAGCCCCAGGATGGCCGGTTTGTTCAGGAGGCGACCACGCCGGACTACGGCGCCTATCTCGTGCGGGTCTACACTCTGCCCTACCGGCTGAAAACCCCGGTTCATATTACCGAGCGGACGGGCTTTTCAATGGGTTATGAGGAAATCTACTCGCGTCTGATGCTGCCGTTGGGCCGGGACCGGAAGACGCCGGATATGATTCTGTGTTCCGCCCTCAGCGATAATGCGGATTATCCGGAACTGGACAACACGATGTTGGATCCGCGCAGTGTCGCGGCGCTGGAAGTGGTGGCGCTGAAAGTCGCCTGACGCTGCGTGTAATGTGAATCTGATTCATCTTATTGAAGATACCGAAATTTTACAGGGTTAGTGGGATCCTGTCGTGGTTCCATATGAACCTGATGTGCTATGGTGCAGGAACGCCCGGTAGACGGGGTTTTCGGTTTCCGGCCAGTGGCGATATCCCGTCGCGGTCAAAAATTTGCGGAATTCCGGCATTTCCGACCGGGGCACCTGCAGGCCGCACAAGACCCGCCCGAAAGCGGCGCCGTGATTGCGGTAATGGAACAGGCTGATGTTCCAGCGCCCGCCCAGATGGGTGAGGAAGTTCAGCAGGGCGCCGGGTCTTTCGGGAAACTGGAAACGGTACAGCACTTCGTTGTCCAGGCCGTTCGGGCTGCCGCCGATCATGTACCGGATATGCAGCTTGGCCGTATCATTATCGGTGAGGTCGACGACCGGATAGCCGCCCTTGTGCAGCGCTTCCAGAATGGCCGCCTTCTCGGTCTCGCCGCTGTTCAGGCGCACGCCGACAAATATCTGCGCCTCGGTCCGGTCGGCATAGCGGTAATTGAATTCGGTCACGGACCGTTTACCCAGAATGCTGCAGAATTTGCGGAAGCTGCCGGGCCGTTCCGGAATCGTCACGGCAAACAGGGATTCGCGGTTTTCACCCAGTTCGGCGCGTTCCGCGATATGGCGCAACCGATCGAAATTGACATTGGCGCCGCTGTTGATCGCGACAAGCGTCTTTCCCTTCAGCCCGTGTTCGGCTGCGTACTTCTTCAATCCCGCGGTGGCGAGCGCGCCTGCAGGTTCGGCAATGCTCCGGGTATCCTCGAACAGATCCTTGATCGCGGCGCAAATTTCATCGACGCCCGCCAGAACCATGCCGTCGACCAGCTTGCGGGCCATGCGGAAGGTTTCCTTGCCGACCTGCCGTACGGCAACGCCATCGGCGAAAATGCCGACTTCGTCCAGGACGACGCGACGGCCCTTTTCCAGCGACCGGGTCATGGAGGCGGCGTCGACAGGTTCGACGCCGATGATTTTGATCTCTGGCCGCAGCGCCTTCACATAGGCGGCGATGCCGGCAATCAGGCCGCCGCCGCCGACGGGCACGAAAATAGCGTCGATGTCGCTGGTGCACTGGCGCAGGATTTCCATGCCGACGGTGCCTTGTCCTGCAATCACATGCGGATCGTCATAGGGGTGCACGAAAGTCTGCCCCCTGGCCGCGGCGATTTCCAGTGAACGAAGATAGGCGTCCTGGTAGTCGTCGCCATGCAGCACGATGCGCGCTTTCAGTTTATCGACCGCCTGCACCTTGATGTCCGGCGTTGTGCGCGGCATCACTATAGTTGCGGGGATGCCCAGTCGCTGCGCGGCCAGCGCCACCCCCTGCGCATGATTCCCCGCCGAGGCCGCGATGACGCCGGCTGTACGCTCCGCTGCCGTCAGGTTCATCATCTTGTTGTAGGCGCCGCGCAGCTTGAAGGAAAAAACCGGCTGCAGATCCTCCCGCTTGACCAGTACCGTATTGCCCAGCCGCTGGGAAAGGGATCGCAACTCGTCCAGCGGCGTTTCCCGGGCCACGTCATAGACACGTGCGTTGAGGACGTCGTTCAGATATCGTTTTGGCACGGAACAGAATGCCTTTCATACTGCCGGATGATTGCACACTATTGGCGCGGACGGGCGAGCCATAATGGGTGAAGGCTGACTTATCAAGATTTGCATTCGATATTAGCCTGTCGCTTTGCGGTCCCGCATGGCGGGCACGTCATTCAGGAAGGGGAAACGGGGCATGCCGATTCGCACCAAAGTTACCGAGATGCTCGGGATTAACCACCCGGTCCTGCTGGCGCCGATGGCCGGTGTTGCCGGCGGCGCACTTGCCGCGGCGGTCAGCAATGCCGGCGGGCTGGGCATTATCGGCGGCGGCTATGGCGACAGGGACTGGCTGACCCGGGAATTGGCGGCGGCCGGCAATGCGCCGGTGGGCGTCGGCTTCATCGGATGGTCGCTCGACAAACAGCCCGCACTGCTGGACCTGGCGCTGGACCACGCGCCCCGGGTGCTGTTCCTGTCGTTCGGTTCGTTCAGGGAATACGGCGCGAAAATCGCGCTATCGACGGCACGGATGATCGTGCAGGTACAGTCGGTCGCACAGGCGCGCGAAGCCGTGGCGGATGGCGCGGATATTGTCGTGGCGCAGGGAACCGAAGCCGGTGGACACGGCAGCAGCCGGGCGACCCTGCCGCTGGTGCCGGCGGTTATCGATGCGATCGGCGATGTGCCGGTCATCGCGGCAGGCGGGATCGCGGACGGCCGCGGGCTTGCGGCGGCGCTCATGCTTGGGGCTTCGGCCGTATTATGCGGCACCGCGTTCTTCGCCAGCCGGGAGGCCCTGTCGCATCCCAATGCGAAGCAGGCAGCCGTTGCCGGGTCGGGGGATAATACG is a window of Alphaproteobacteria bacterium DNA encoding:
- the ltnD gene encoding L-threonate dehydrogenase encodes the protein MWPCTRPHQNRNRHMNASAQSDYSTVVIGLGSMGYGIAESLLNAGLRVWGFDIDPAREASLRAKGALAGSRNDAIAQSDSVICVVVNAAQTEDVLFGENGIAESMMDGAVFVSCATVAPEFARAMSARLAALGIDYLDAPMSGGSVRAAEGRLSMMASGAPGAFDRAAPALDAITETLFRLGDDAGTGSALKVVNQMLAGIHIAAAAEAVTFGMSQGIAPATVLDVISKCAGTSWMFENRVPHIVAGDYTPHSAVDIFVKDLGIVGNVAHAAKFSAPLTAAALQQFVAASGAGFGREDDSAVAKIYARNANLTLPGDED
- a CDS encoding PAS domain-containing protein — translated: MIPRIIKDFKRSTNEPKKIDVLPADLRAGLRYGRQKALFAYWEKIKGAYPMPSRADFDPVDIPKLLPFIGLIDIIQPGPMFRYRVVGTVMSARFSQPQDGRFVQEATTPDYGAYLVRVYTLPYRLKTPVHITERTGFSMGYEEIYSRLMLPLGRDRKTPDMILCSALSDNADYPELDNTMLDPRSVAALEVVALKVA
- the ilvA gene encoding threonine ammonia-lyase, biosynthetic translates to MPKRYLNDVLNARVYDVARETPLDELRSLSQRLGNTVLVKREDLQPVFSFKLRGAYNKMMNLTAAERTAGVIAASAGNHAQGVALAAQRLGIPATIVMPRTTPDIKVQAVDKLKARIVLHGDDYQDAYLRSLEIAAARGQTFVHPYDDPHVIAGQGTVGMEILRQCTSDIDAIFVPVGGGGLIAGIAAYVKALRPEIKIIGVEPVDAASMTRSLEKGRRVVLDEVGIFADGVAVRQVGKETFRMARKLVDGMVLAGVDEICAAIKDLFEDTRSIAEPAGALATAGLKKYAAEHGLKGKTLVAINSGANVNFDRLRHIAERAELGENRESLFAVTIPERPGSFRKFCSILGKRSVTEFNYRYADRTEAQIFVGVRLNSGETEKAAILEALHKGGYPVVDLTDNDTAKLHIRYMIGGSPNGLDNEVLYRFQFPERPGALLNFLTHLGGRWNISLFHYRNHGAAFGRVLCGLQVPRSEMPEFRKFLTATGYRHWPETENPVYRAFLHHSTSGSYGTTTGSH
- a CDS encoding nitronate monooxygenase; translation: MPIRTKVTEMLGINHPVLLAPMAGVAGGALAAAVSNAGGLGIIGGGYGDRDWLTRELAAAGNAPVGVGFIGWSLDKQPALLDLALDHAPRVLFLSFGSFREYGAKIALSTARMIVQVQSVAQAREAVADGADIVVAQGTEAGGHGSSRATLPLVPAVIDAIGDVPVIAAGGIADGRGLAAALMLGASAVLCGTAFFASREALSHPNAKQAAVAGSGDNTQRSAVFDIARGIDWPAQWSLRTLRNRYSEQWVDDTETLRKHVAREKTRYAQAAEEGDTDIAAVIVGEGVDLVRASEPAAEIVSRIVSDAERLLGDAGRFLAPRS